The DNA sequence CACGATTGTAATGTACTTTGTAATCCTCTATTATAATTTTACATATGTCAAGGTTATTGAATTCAATTTTTCTATCAATTTCGAAACTGTTGAGTTTCAAATCCGTATCAAATTTATTCAAATCTTCCTCTGATAATATATTGATTATTGTGGCAAGATTTGAATCCAATTTTATTATATCAATTTCGGCCCCTAATTCATCTTTAATAAAGGAATATATAATTCTTTGAAAGGGGATTTCTTTAGATTTTATTTCATCAAGTATAGAAGATGGATCCATTATATCATTTGCTGGTTCGAATTTTATTCCACTTGAATTCTCATAAACTAATTTGCGTAGTTTGCTAGAATCGTTCGAAATTGAAACAAACTTGAATGTATAACCAGTTAGAGACTGCATTATATTCTTTTTCAATGCAGACTCAATTTTCGATTTAGTACTGGTTGCAGAAACTTGAATTATTATCTTGTTATTATCATCAATTAGATCAATAGCTTCTACATTTTGAAGTTTTTTATTCATA is a window from the Ignavibacteriota bacterium genome containing:
- a CDS encoding SMEK domain-containing protein; this encodes MNRSRYFNYIEEKLSVLAYRINIKGKLNILDLHMHSEDFYLHFLNKLYCWELINMNKKLQNVEAIDLIDDNNKIIIQVSATSTKSKIESALKKNIMQSLTGYTFKFVSISNDSSKLRKLVYENSSGIKFEPANDIMDPSSILDEIKSKEIPFQRIIYSFIKDELGAEIDIIKLDSNLATIINILSEEDLNKFDTDLKLNSFEIDRKIEFNNLDICKIIIEDYKVHYNRVNKKYEEFDKLGKNKSNSVLASIRGEYIKNIKMDNDDELFFKVIDNVLNLVTQSANYISIPSDELDQCINILVVDAFIRCKIFKNPENYNYVTS